A single window of Candidatus Aminicenantes bacterium DNA harbors:
- a CDS encoding efflux RND transporter periplasmic adaptor subunit, with amino-acid sequence MSRRPKTIIIALIIIVIIAIVVWRGLILKNANEGEKVEPEVTVEVAPIVRTTLHRVVVAYGVVEAQPAGENTAPAGSRIASPFAGMLAQVYCREGQSVRKGDALFSLDSRVADLAVEKARQSLVFAEFTDERQKKLLAVEGTAQKNVEEAELQLKTARNDLANAQIQQKLLQIIAPIDGMVTQIFVRPGESVETATILADVVDLERLIVTASVPVNEAAALRTDQTVELTGGQNTIDREDAPAIVNGGKLIYVGAAVDPKSDTVTIRATLPRSVKLQLGRFLTLRIICAEHAGCLAVPEAALVKDDDGNPAIMLVESDHALQKVVKAGLRDAGLVEVAAEGLKEGQQVITDGAYGLPDKTKVVTAGDKKHGT; translated from the coding sequence ATGAGTAGACGCCCGAAAACGATTATCATCGCCCTAATCATCATTGTCATCATCGCCATCGTCGTGTGGCGCGGCTTGATACTGAAAAACGCCAACGAAGGCGAAAAAGTTGAACCCGAAGTGACTGTCGAGGTTGCACCGATCGTGCGCACAACCCTTCACCGCGTGGTGGTTGCCTACGGCGTGGTGGAAGCCCAGCCGGCCGGGGAAAATACCGCGCCGGCCGGGTCGCGCATCGCCAGCCCATTTGCTGGCATGTTGGCGCAGGTCTATTGCCGCGAGGGTCAATCTGTCCGCAAAGGCGATGCCTTGTTCAGCCTCGATAGCCGCGTCGCCGATCTGGCGGTTGAGAAAGCCAGGCAGTCGCTTGTCTTTGCCGAGTTTACCGATGAACGGCAAAAAAAACTGCTCGCGGTCGAGGGGACCGCGCAGAAAAACGTCGAAGAGGCCGAATTGCAATTGAAAACCGCCCGCAACGATCTGGCCAATGCCCAAATCCAACAAAAACTGTTGCAGATCATTGCCCCCATTGACGGCATGGTCACGCAAATCTTTGTCCGCCCCGGGGAGAGTGTCGAAACAGCGACCATTCTCGCCGATGTCGTCGACCTGGAGCGGCTGATCGTAACGGCGTCTGTGCCGGTCAACGAAGCGGCAGCGCTTAGAACCGATCAAACGGTTGAATTGACTGGTGGTCAGAATACGATCGATCGTGAAGACGCGCCAGCTATCGTCAACGGTGGAAAATTGATCTATGTCGGCGCTGCGGTCGATCCCAAATCGGATACGGTGACGATCCGCGCCACGCTGCCCAGAAGCGTCAAATTGCAATTGGGCCGGTTCCTGACCCTGCGCATCATCTGCGCCGAACATGCCGGTTGTCTGGCTGTACCCGAAGCGGCGCTGGTGAAAGATGACGACGGCAACCCGGCGATCATGCTGGTTGAAAGCGACCACGCGCTGCAAAAAGTGGTTAAAGCGGGGCTGCGCGATGCCGGTCTTGTTGAAGTAGCGGCAGAGGGTTTGAAGGAAGGGCAGCAGGTTATCACCGACGGCGCCTATGGGCTGCCCGACAAAACGAAAGTCGTGACCGCCGGCGATAAAAAACATGGAACCTAA